The nucleotide sequence TGTATCAAACTATGCATTATATGAAAGCTAGATATGTTATCAACTTTTTCCTCCATTGTCATGCAGGGTCAGTTGTTCCAATTGATGCAACGCTTAGAGAGCACAACTCCACATTTTATTCGCTGCATTAAGCCCAATAATCTCCAATCACCTGAAACATATGAACAAGGGCTTGTACTGCAACAGCTGAGATGCTGTGGGGTGCTGGAAGTGGTTCGAATATCAAGATCCGGCTTTCCAACCAGAATGTCTCACCAAAAGTTTGCCAGAAGGTATATAACAGAAAGTAACTGATGATTCATTTCCTTTCAATTACTTCCACCACGTACACCCCTCTGCTCCAGTGGTTTGTTTTTGTCTAACCTTTTTCTTATTGGCTTGGGTGTGGTGAATCAGATATGGCTTTCTCCTTGATAATGCGGCATCACAGGATCCACTTAGTGTTTCAGTTTCAATTCTtcatcaatttaatattttgccTGAGATGTATCAAGTTGGCTACACAAAGTTATTTTTCCGAACAGGGCAGGTAATCTtgtatatatgaatatgatgatatgaattttttgttaGATGGACGTTCATTTCAAAGTCATCTTACATGTGCTTTGACTACATTTCAGATTGGTGTGCTTGAAGATACTAGAAATCGTACCCTTCATGGCATCTTACGTGTCCAAAGTTGCTTTAGGGGTTACCAAGCTCGTCGTTCCCTCAAGAAGCTTCGAGGAGGAATCTCTACTTTGCAGTCATGTATTTCGTTTTTCCCTGCCTCTTTCTTTCAGCCTTAAATATCGTCTAAATTTAAGTATTATATAATGGAAACATATTATCTATTCATGCAGTTATTCGGGGACAGAAAACGAGAAAGGCATATGCTGCTTTACTTCAGAGACATAGAGCTGCTATTATTATACAGAAGCGGATAAAAGCATTGCTCATAAGAAACAGAACAGGGACTATTAGAGATGCTACAATTGTCATACAATCAGGTTAGagtttatatttttgtaggttCCGAGATACCTGCAACCATTTCTGCATTTTGGATGTTTGACCCAATATGTCAATACGAGTGTCGGATACGATGCGTATCCGATACCATGATAGCTCGTTTCTTGAAAAATACAGGATACAATACACTTAAGATACATATACAAGTAAATACAATAATTTGCAAAATATAATGAATAGATTATTGCAGTTTACCAATGATGATCGAAAATAGTGATGGAAGTTTGAATATTGGTAAAATGTGATATGAATTGCATCTGTTGTAATAAACATATTCCATATATAAATGAGAGAATGGGGATATAAGTTATGTGAGATGTGAAGAGTGGCTGGTCACCTtcttttgagaaagaaaaaaaaaagttaatttgatCTTATCTGTGACTTCTTTAAACAGAAAAAATTGAATTCCTACTTAAATGTGCAAATGATAGATGTAAAACAAGTTAGCATAGGTGTTGTACCAACTTTTTTGCATCCCAAATTCCAAATTATATTGTTGGAATGCAGTCAAAGAGGATGATACATAAAACTTACATATTTTGTTGTAATGATGTGGACGCTTGTCTTTCAGCGATACTGTTGGTAAATTTTCATAACTTTATTTGAGCTACTCTTTGCAGTCATTCGGGGATGGTTGGTCAGAAGATGCTCAGGAGATATTGGATTTTTGAAACACGGGGACACAAAGGTATTTTTTTTCCCCAAGTTCAGAGactatataatattaatatccCATCCTTCTTTTGTACAATAATAAATCAATTTCTTATATTCTGCTTTTAGAAGCTTCATCTTTGTGATACTAACAATCTTGAACTCCGAAACAGACAACAGGGTCGGATGAGATTCTGGTGAAGTCATCTTTCCTGGCTGAATTGCAGCGCCGGGTACTTAAGGCTGAAGCTGCTCTGAGAGAGAAAGATGAGGAAAATGACATCCTTAACCAACGTATCCAACAGTACGAGAACAGATGGTCTGAATATGAGTTGAAGATGAAATCCATGGAAGACGTGTGGCAGAAACAAATGAGATCACTTCAATCTAGCCTCTCCATTGCTAAGAAGAGCCTTGCTATTGATGACTCTGACAGAAATTCAGATGCATCTGTTAATAATGCAAGTGATGAGCGTGATTACAGCTGGGATGCGGGAAGTAATCACAGGCGCCAAGAAAGCAACGGAACAAGATCAACGAGTGCTAGTTTGAGTGTTATAAGTCGGCTTGCTGAAGAATTTGAGCAAAGGAGTCAAGTATTTGGTGATGATGCCAAGTTCTTAGTTGAGGTAAAATCTGGTCAAGCAGAAGCAAGTTTGAATCCAGATCAAGAACTTAGAAGGCTAAAACAGATGTTTGAAGCTTGGAAAAGGGATTACGGGGCAAGATTGCGTGAAACAaagttaattataaataaacttGGAACTGAAGATAGTGCActtgagaaaatgaagaaaaagtggTGGGGAAGAAGGAACAGTACAAGGATAAATTGATATCATTcaacttttttcatttattttaatttttcaggtTCGGCTTTGGTCTATGCACAGTTTCAAGTGCATTGCCAACAAAATATGGGAAAATGAGGAAAATATAATAGGAAAGGTAAAAGAATACGACTTATAGGAGAAGTCCACGGACGAAGTTATTCTACGATTGTTGTGCTAGTTAGTTGTTGCTAGCCACTGCATAACTTATCAGTCTCTTGCAAATACTTGGTAAATGCAAGGTGTGACTATCTACAATAGATCTGtaatgaaagaaagagagagagctTTGTAACACTACATTgtcttattctttttgttttattttgcttGAGCTGTGAAGAGCTATAATGCAAAACTTGGTGATTCATGTATTCTTTTCTGGTATGTGAATTGTATATCAAATATGTTATGGAGGCCTAAAAATGTAATCTAGTAAGAAACTTATTGGCCTTGTAGAAGTAATTGTAAGATACTGatatttatagaaattttaaaattgatattcTTGTAAAGTATTATGTGGATTGATTGAATACTTCTTTGCTTCAGCTTTGATGCATTGTAAAAGTAACTAAATACTACAATTCTTAGGAAGACTGGATTAATATTCTTGTCCTATGATTATTGTGAGCTTGATTTGGGATTTGGTTGGATTGTTGTCCCAGCAAAGCAAGTAAAATATCTGATTATCACTCATCAATTGAACGCTcatactgaggtgggtgctctaagatactttttcattttttatgaaacagTTGAGAAAAAACAACAAGTGTTAGTTATTATGACATCCTAAGTCTCAACTATGTTGGAAATCCAAAACTGTCACCTATCAATTGTCATCACTCTAAAAGGTGTAATggtaaaaagaaagataaatacAAACTCGGGGGAGTAGACCAATACACAAGGCAACAAACAAGGTGTATATAACAACATATGCCTCATTAAAAATCCTACCAAGAAAAACTCATGCGGGTAAAACCTTGTTGAAGGAAAAATGAATGTCGAGTTAACAAAGATTTCAACATCAAACCAATAAAATCTATACATAGTTAATCCTAACCTATTTCTATGGAAATTATCCCtattaggcttaatacatgatttggtcccttaacttatttttggattttattttggtctcctagctataaagtgtctcaatttggtcccttatgtctttTGTCATTACCTCTTTTGGTCCTATCCGTTACATTTTAACActgtttgatctattttttaaatagaaaccGTTGGATCATATATGTTTTGTAGCTTACGGTGGATGATTAATAcctgatttttttaagaaaaaatatataaaaaaattcatatttttttaaaatcattttcaaaagtaGCCTTTTGGCACGAACTATAGCTTCTTCCTATTCATCATTCAGAGAAGAAGAACTATCAACAACACCAACACTCTAGAATATGCATCAATCATAATCCAAACTTCAAATATGAACAagttttattatcatttatctcatattttcatcaatCTTCCCAAACTCAAAATCACTCATTGCTACTACCCATTTCAAAACAATCTTCGAATCAGGTCATCATCCACTGCCACTCTTACTTCAGAAATGAAACGCTGCAATTACTTCATTTCAAAGCTATGCAGAGAAGGCAAAGTCAACGAAGCACGcaaggtgtttgatgaaatgtctaAACGAGATAGTTGTTTATGGACTACAATGATAAGTGGGTATATCAAATGTGGTTTGATTAACGAAGCTAGGAAGTTGTTTGATAGACCGGATGCGCAGAAAAGTGTCATTGTTTGGACTGCGATGGTTAGTGGGTATATTAAGATGAATCGAATTGAGGAAGCTGAGAGATTGTTTAATGAGATGCCAGTTAGGAATGTTGTGTCGTGGAATACGATGATTGATGGGTATGCGAGGAATGGAAGGACGCAGGAGGCTTTGGATTTGTTTGGTAGAATGCCGGAGAGGAATGTGGTTTCTTGGAATACGGTTATGACGGCTTTGGCGCATTGTGGGAGAATTGATGATGCGGAGAGGCTTTTTAATGAGATGCGGGAAAGGGATGTGGTTTCGTGGACTACTATGGTTGCAGGTTTGTCGAAAAACGGAAGAGTTGATGCTGCGAGGGAAGTTTTTGATAAGATGCCGATTCGTAATGTGGTTTCGTGGAATGCGATGATTGCAGGTTATGCGCAGAATGGAAGGTTTGATGAGGCTTTGAAGTTGTTTGAGAGAATGCCGGAGAGGGATATGCCTTCTTGGAATACAATGGTCACTGGTTTTATTCAGAATGGGGATTTGAATAGGGCAGAGCAGTTATTTCATGCAATGCCACAAAAGAATGTCATTACTTGGACTGCTATGATGACAGGATATGTACAACATGGTCTAAGTGAAGAAGCGTTgaaattatttaacaaaatgCAAGCTAATGATGGGTTAAAACCAACCACTGGAACTTTCGTGACAGTTTTGGGTGCTTGTAGTGATTTGGCAGGTCTTCCTGAAGGACAACAAATCCATCAAATGATTAGTAAAACAGTTTTTCAGGAGAGCACATACGTGGTATCAGCGCTGATAAACATGTACTCTAAATGTGGCGATTTTCATGTTGCAAAGAAGATGTTTGATGATGGACTGTCCGGGCACATGGATTTGATAGCTTGGAATGGTATGATTGCCGCCTATGCACACCATGGATATGGCAATGAAGCAATAAACCTATTTAATAAAATGCAAGAATTAGGTTTCCAAGCAAATGATGTCACTTATGTTGGACTTCTCACAGCTTGTAGCCATGCTGGTTTATTTGACGAGGGGTTTAAATACTTTGATGAGCTTTTAAAAAACCGATATATACAAGTAAGAGAAGATCACTATACTTGTTTGATTGATCTTTGTGGTCGTGCTGGAAGGCTGGATGAAGCTTTAAATATCATTGAGGGACTCGGAAAAGAGGTGTCATTGTCTCTTTGGGGTGCACTCCTAGCTGGATGTAGCGTGCACGGGAATGCTGATATTGGGAAGCTCGTGGCTGATAAAGTCTTGAAAATGGAACCAGAAAATGCAGACACCTATTTATTAGCTTCAAATATGTATGCTTCTGTTGGAATGAGGGAAGAAGCTGCCAATGTTaggatgaaaatgaaaaaaaaaggcttaaagaAGCAGCCAGGTTGTAGTTGGATTGACGTTGGAAATACTGTGCAAGTATTTGTAGTCAATGATAAATCACATTCTCAATTTGAGATGCTAAAGTATTTACTTCTTGATTTACAtacaaaaatgaagaagaacAGGGACATGTCAGATGATGATTTATTGGTTGATGTCGAAATTTAGTAGCACAAAACTTCAAATCCTTGTTGATTTATGCGGTGGAGTTGAATTGTGGTGAAATTTACTGCCCCTGGTACATAACACATTTAATTTTCGCTGACTGAAATTGTTGATTAAGTTACTTTGGTCTCTTTCTCCTCCCAGACCCAAACAAACTCATTAACATTTAACATGTACGCTGCGATTATAGTTTTTGATACGCAAATGTTCGTAGTTAGTTTGTTAGGGGGGAGGAGAAAGTTAGTAGTAGAGATTGAACCATGGACCTCCTGCATATAACTCATTCGGTGTCCCGACTCAAACCACTGGGCTACACCTTCGAGGACTGTAAACTGTTATTTAAATTACATCAGAGTAGCTTATATCCTCTATGTTTCTAAAGAATAGCTGGCTTCTCAAACTTTCACTCTTTGTTTACAAAGTAGTATTTTATTTGTGAGATTGATACATATATTGTATAATGCTTGTTTAATCAGACAATAAAAAAGAACCTTCCTTGTGAGATTTTGAGTTAGAACTGGAAATATGTTGATCATCAAATAATACTGAATCTAAgaatttgtttttgcagaatAACTTCATGTGAAATAATCTGCCAATTTTTGATTGATTGTATGAGATAACATGATGTACGAGCAAGCAAAGAGTTCAGAATTCAAAGGCTTCACTGGCATTGGCAGATTCATATACTCAGCCTGGTTGCCCTAAATGTGCTTTGTTAGATGAAATGATTTTGCTATAGAATCAGTTTATGGAAAGCAAGAGTTGTTGCTAAATGGCCTGATTACAAACAGAAAATTGAAGGCGCTTCGACGCAACACAATCCTGTTCTGTCCATTGTATTCCGTAAGTCCATATACCATTCTGCTTTTGGCTAACACTTGTctgaacaaaacaaaattgggACAGAGATGTAATCGGTTCGAAACCATTTGGGAGGTTTATGGTTACAAAGGAATGTAGATACCGTGGATCCAATTATTAGAAAGTGAAATTCACATACGCCTTCGGTTAAGTTGATTGGTGATTTGGTTGCTTACTCGTTGATTGTTTATGTTAAGGTTAGTTTAGGAGATTTAGATTTTGCTTTGAAGATGTATAATGAGATGGTGAGAAGAGGTTTTAGTGAGAGTTCGCTTGTTTACACGTTTATACGAGCATTTTGTGAGAAGGGAAGGGTTGATGAAGCGATTGGTTTGATGACGGAAATGGAAGGGAAGGGGTTAAGGGCTTATGATGAGACTTACGAAtgtgttattgttggatgtgCAGATTCGGGACGGTTGAATGAGTGTTGGAGTGTTTTTGAAGAAATGTTGAGTGTTGGGTTTGTTCCTAGTGGTTTGTTGTTTGATAAGGTGGCTGAGAAGCTTTGTGATGGGGAAGTAGAGAAGGTGAATGATATGTTGACTGTGTTGTTAGATAAAGGGTTTTTGCCTAGTGATGTTAATTATTGATTGTCTGATACATTGTTATGAGAGAAAGGACGAAGTTTAAGGAGTTCTTAAGATTTATTATGAAATGGAGTATAAGTCTATGTGTCCTGGATTTTCTGTTTATTCATCGATGATTCAGTGTTTCTGCCATCTTGATAAGGTTGATGATGCAGAGAAGTATTTAAGGATTATGAAAGGTCGATCGCTGGCTCCAAATGTGAGTATATATGAGAAGTTGATCGCTGATCACATGCAGAAGGGAAACGACGAAAGTGCTCTTCAGCTTCGCAATGAAATGGCCTCATTGAAGTTGCAGTGTAGTTAGCGTTCCCAAACAAGGTATAGTGGTGATAATATGCCTTTCATAAGATAGTGCTTGTTATTATTTATGtgaaattgttgtttcttactTTCTTGGTTCTTGCAATGTAAGATGTCAAATTAATGAGATATGATATGTTActgagttttttgtttttattttcagtaCTGTATGAATCAGAGGCACTATATGtttgaaagttgaaactttGCATACAATTTCAAGTGAGCTGGTATTTATATACATCTTGTGAAGGTGCTTGTCAATTATTTTCTGTACTGTTTTACtcagttgaatttttttttttgtagaaaattgttttgaagattttggagaaattgcaaacatattttgtcttcatACGGATCAAAAAGAGAGGTTCAGAGGCTGTAGACATATTGATTTTACAATAGCCAACTGACTGCAAGCATCTCCAAGACTGTAtatgaagaaatatgaaaaacagACGATGATGAATTACATTTTTACAAGTTTTACATCAAGAATACGATACTTCATCAATCGTTTACCTGTTCATTCAGAAACTTAGatgtaataaaatattactaagCTTCTTTGGATTTAAAATTTACTATTGATTTGCTTGCATATTTCCCCTTTATTGTTTATAgtcaattgaaaattctatttgatgTTTCTTGAgaacatttatttattactctcaACAAATGTATAGTGGAAAGGAGCTGCCAATTTTAGGATGAAAATCAAGGACATGGGATACATGAATCTACCATTTGTATAATGTTGGTTTTAATTTACTTGTTTcagttttataatattttagtttAAACATTAATGTGTATTTCACATTACTTCGAAAATAGACTAGTACCAGAATGAAGAAATATTGTCCCTCTTTTGCCTTGGCACAACCTGGGCTTTTTGTTTTAATAGACAGTGTGAATGTTGATCAATAATTAGTATCATTCTTTTTTATGGTGCTTAGTAATATAACAACAAGTTGGTTTGACTAAATGTGACACTAAGTTGTTTTTGCTATTTGGTTTCTATGAGAAAGAGACCCCATTAATCCTGAATTTGGCAAGTTATTTGAATATCCACAAATTAGTTGAAAATCATAGATCTAACATGGCTTATCGTAAATTTTAATGTGAGACAAAACATACTATCTTGTCAGAAAATAATTGGAAGATGATTTATGTCCAAACAATATGTTTGTGGAGATTGATTTCTAGTTCAACAAAACAAAGTTTTTCACCTCATGAAAATGAAGGATGAGGAGAGATTTTAATAGGTTAGTTTTTGTCCTGGAACTACAAATTCAACAAGTCTTTTACAACATTGTAAGTTAGCCACGTAGGCTCTTTTGGGTTTTGAAACAATGACCACTTATTACTTGTTACTTGTTAGGGTATTCCCTGTTCCATTTGAATCCATAAATGTCATCCAGTTTAAATGTGAATgtgtttctttttaaattaatttaggggtgtttttcattttcatatgtaTCAACCAAGAAATAATGTCATTTAGGATGCATAGATTAGGTTTAATATCTGATGTGACCTAATAAATCACACGATGTTAAATCACCTCTTTTAAGAAATCACTTAAGTAGCTTGCTACCATACTTCTCATTTGTCGTCAATGTATTGCACTACAACATTGGCTATGCACAAACACttatggcaaaaaaaaaaaactgtcataaatgtcttatttttttataacaaaggAAAATGGTTTGTGAGGGTTCAATCGGCCACAAATTTTTGGTTGTTTTGGCCACTACAAATTTGTGGCCATTTTGATTGCCACAAATCACCAATAGAATTTACGGCAGTTATAAACTACCACAAAAAAGTGcagattgataaaaaaaaagttgtttgtgGTGCCAGACTAAAACAATTATAACATTTTGCAATCACAAATAccaaattttgtgaattttatgGCGGATTATTTGTGAGGGATTTTTGTCCGCCTCAATCTTCCTAAATTTGGCCACAAGCAAGGATAATACTTATAATGTGACAAGAGTGGCTTAAACTCTAGTTATCAAAATGAACAGCTCTCtttaaaatgagagaaaaagttgtttttgagtTATATGTTCCACgtcggataaaatagtaaaggttgaacaccttataagtaagaagACCCATAAATctattgccttaaggttttgggtaagagtgtggtgtctctcttatttgtgcggttgttctagcctcaATGTGGACGGTCCCCCGAACTCTCTCACCAACAATTAATATTGATAGGccaatatacatatacatataaaaaaatataagtccCGTTGATTCATTAATTAAAGCAAAGACATGGTTATACGAACAAGTTGAACCAAGCAAAATTTTGCTTAAAtcttttgaatacatatttatatgactatattttgtttgttagaaaaaaaattaggtttagaGGATGAAACCCTAGTCCAAAGTAAGACAAaactttacaaaaatatttatatttacctctctttaaaaataataatatggcTCGAACCTAGGACCTTTTGAATTCAAGACGTGTTTTTAACATTACACCAAACCTTTGGAGATTTATACGCCAATATATTTTGGTCACTAGCAAATTACATGTGCAATAATGTGTTAAGGAGACATTTGGTGAACAGTAACATGCATGTATGCCACGTTCACGTATGAAATACATGATCATTGAGACGAGAGGTCCCTACTCTACTCACTATTTtctttaactaattaaaatatattggaatATACAATCCAAGAAAGCTGCCCTATATTCTTTCAACTTCAAGCAAGGACCACTTCCACATCTCAAGGAACACTATACTATAATAAATAAGTAACTAATTAGGATCACCATTATtaatagatgtacaaatatgTTAATGGCCAAGTGACAGATCTCCAGCAGagataaactaattttttttaactctccAGTTTATAGAGAAAAAAGTCTTAGTAATGTGGAGTTCGATCGAGAGGTAAAAAAAAGTCTGACCAAACTAGAGTTTCACGAACAATACATTTTAGGGTCTCATAAGATCTATATGTACTAATTGTATTGGTGTAATGAAAGGGATTTATTAAAACTATAGAGGTGTTATATTACTATGACTACCAATAAAAGCTTGAGAGATAAGTTATAAGATTTTGTTTTCATCATCGTTTACTTTCTGGCTTGTGactatatatattcatttatcTTAGCCTCTTAAATTTCATCTAATAGAGAAGTTGAGATATCCACAAAAATTGGAgatgttaaaaatgaaaataatatatatcaattttagtttttcttttttgtcacAATAAATCTTTTGGTAAATCTAACGAATGATTATTTCAGTCAAAATTTAATTACGAGTTCTTTCTTCGAACAATTTATCCTTCTAAAACAAACGCTTGAACCAAATCACTTGCTTATATCCATTTTGGTGTCTAATAGAGCTGAGAAAGAACTGAATCAACTCGAAAATAGTTTGAAACTTGATTTAGtaattatttgttaaatttaGATCATGAATAAAACGAATCAAACTTGAGTTGAAAGTTAACGAAAAAATTAAACACGATCATTtgatacaattattttaacttttttctaaTAGTGGTATAGTGATTAATTGGTGAgggataaattta is from Medicago truncatula cultivar Jemalong A17 chromosome 1, MtrunA17r5.0-ANR, whole genome shotgun sequence and encodes:
- the LOC11423619 gene encoding pentatricopeptide repeat-containing protein At2g35030, mitochondrial, producing the protein MNKFYYHLSHIFINLPKLKITHCYYPFQNNLRIRSSSTATLTSEMKRCNYFISKLCREGKVNEARKVFDEMSKRDSCLWTTMISGYIKCGLINEARKLFDRPDAQKSVIVWTAMVSGYIKMNRIEEAERLFNEMPVRNVVSWNTMIDGYARNGRTQEALDLFGRMPERNVVSWNTVMTALAHCGRIDDAERLFNEMRERDVVSWTTMVAGLSKNGRVDAAREVFDKMPIRNVVSWNAMIAGYAQNGRFDEALKLFERMPERDMPSWNTMVTGFIQNGDLNRAEQLFHAMPQKNVITWTAMMTGYVQHGLSEEALKLFNKMQANDGLKPTTGTFVTVLGACSDLAGLPEGQQIHQMISKTVFQESTYVVSALINMYSKCGDFHVAKKMFDDGLSGHMDLIAWNGMIAAYAHHGYGNEAINLFNKMQELGFQANDVTYVGLLTACSHAGLFDEGFKYFDELLKNRYIQVREDHYTCLIDLCGRAGRLDEALNIIEGLGKEVSLSLWGALLAGCSVHGNADIGKLVADKVLKMEPENADTYLLASNMYASVGMREEAANVRMKMKKKGLKKQPGCSWIDVGNTVQVFVVNDKSHSQFEMLKYLLLDLHTKMKKNRDMSDDDLLVDVEI